From a single Lineus longissimus chromosome 16, tnLinLong1.2, whole genome shotgun sequence genomic region:
- the LOC135500894 gene encoding cilia- and flagella- associated protein 210-like, whose product MSAIQHGRRKGQPRSAPEQRPNDANELSMQADIRKVTILSKNDWNRIQYQLNRKQIEAERLRQKKADEDAKINSCKEIVKNWTNTLAGQRQKKLEARKLRLEKEEEEKKAIDIEEAKYQAQKRKEAIEKAKTQQYYQSDRVKQFHGALLLTEVLKEREAQLELARLKSKHTEGKDKEWVEQQQREFEEAIRQDQLEASKRNRERQDIALFQTAQIKTHIKQNDEDVKNDRSEGEELQRLAVQHHMEKRRLEAIRRDERQQLMNDNVKQIADVERMKEIQKLQEEEEDEECNIFARAKRKMMKLRAEKERQLHNEKQERLERIRHKLGAQMKERLDDEDERILAAVAESEAKRTREEAENQTKHDGMRQSIAKHRIEQLKLQEEEAAANRMKEIEMLAVRKEADRIFKANEEEKRKRKFEEDQKLMGFHFKQIDEIKDKEQKSHEEDLAQANVNMGLIELEERQFQEYAGKVIGHCDKAGRNTYALKKAAREGAGGGLGPVFPGKGGIRPSYMVQDKSGVQMPHYQRDTTEETKKNIYGDGQTNKRLGFVW is encoded by the exons TATCAGGAAAGTGACAATCTTATCTAAGAACGACTGGAACCGGATCCAATACCAACTCAATCGCAAACAGATTGAGGCAGAAAGACTAAGACAGAAGAAAGCAGACGAAGATGCTAAGATCAACTCATGTAAAGAAATTGTCAAGAACTGGACAAACACGTTAGCG GGTCAAAGACAGAAAAAGCTCGAGGCTCGCAAACTACGTCttgagaaagaagaagaagagaagaaggCCATCGATATTGAAGAAGCCAAGTATCAGGCACAGAAACGAAAGGAAGCGATCGAGAAGGCTAAGACACAGCAGTACTACCAGTCAGATAGAGTGAAACAGTTCCAT GGAGCGCTGCTGCTTACCGAAGTGCTGAAGGAGCGAGAGGCTCAACTGGAGCTCGCTCGTCTCAAGAGTAAACACACCGAAGGCAAAGACAAGGAATGGGTGGAGCAACAACAGAGGGAATTTGAAGAAGCTATTCGACAAGATCAGCTTGAAGCCTCCAAGAGAAATCGGGAGAGACAAGATATTGCTCTCTTCCAGACTGCTCA AATCAAGACGCACATCAAACAGAATGATGAGGACGTGAAGAATGACAGGTCAGAAGGCGAAGAGTTACAGCGTCTGGCCGTGCAGCATCACATGGAGAAACGCCGCCTCGAGGCCATCAGACGCGACGAGCGTCAACAATTGATGAATGACAACGTGAAGCAGATTGCTGATGTTGAGAGGATGAAAGAAATACAGAAACTCCAAGAGGAG GAAGAAGATGAGGAATGCAACATCTTTGCGCGTGCGAAGAGGAAAATGATGAAGCTTAGGGCCGAGAAAGAAAGACAGTTACACAA CGAGAAACAGGAACGCCTTGAGAGAATTCGCCATAAACTTGGTGCCCAGATGAAGGAGAGacttgatgatgaggatgaacgCATTCTGGCTGCTGTGGCAGAAAGTGAAGCCAAGAGGACACGTGAGGAGGCGGAGAACCAAACAAAGCATGACGGCATGCGACAATCCATCGCAAAGCATAGAATTGAACAG TTGAAGCTGCAAGAAGAGGAGGCTGCAGCGAACCGCATGAAGGAAATTGAGATGCTGGCGGTGCGTAAGGAGGCTGATCGAATCTTCAAGGCCAATGAGGAAGAAAAGAGGAAGAGGAAATTCGAGGAGGATCAAAAACTCATGGGATTCCATTTTAAACAGATC GATGAAATTAAGGACAAGGAACAGAAGTCCCATGAAGAGGATCTTGCCCAGGCGAATGTCAACATGGGGCTTATTGAGTTGGAGGAGAGGCAGTTCCAGGAGTATGCCGGCAAGGTGATCGGCCACTGTGACAAGGCTGGCCGCAACACTTACGCCTTGAAGAAGGCAGCTAGGGAGGGAGCCGGTGGAGGCTTGGGCCCTGTCTTCCCTGGTAAAGGCGGCATCCGTCCGAGCTACATGGTCCAGGATAAATCTGGTGTACAGATGCCGCATTATCAAAGAGATACAACCGAGGAGACAAAGAAGAATATTTACGGCGACGGACAAACAAATAAACGTCTTGGCTTTGTCTGGTAA